ACATAGAAATACAGAGAGTTTTTGtcaaaaagagataaaactcaagatatttagtaattaattaaaagtcatGTTCTcccaaatcatcatcatcatcatcatcatcatcatcagtttCTTCATATTCACTGTCTgcctgttcatcttcttcatcttcctcagTTTCAATTTCTGAAATATCTTGCAACAGTTCAGATAAGTCAACAAATTGTTTTATGCCTTGTGGATCAACCAAAGAAGGAATCTCTTGTATAATACTGATAACCGGATTTGATGTAATTTCCTCCATTTGATATGCGGTGCTATCTTCGCCTAGCCAACTTGCCTCAACCATTCTCCTAGCTTTTGTCTTGCACAATACTAACCAATCAACCTTATCCTTTTTCATGCTTGGATACTCAATATAGTTCACTTGAATGGCTTGTTGTGCCAATACAAATGGATCATACTTTTGATACATTTTTTTCCGATTAACATCGACAAATTTATATAGAGGATGAACCTTGGTGCCATTTATCAGATCAAACCATGTACACTCGAAGAGGACAACACGGTTCCATCTATTACCATGGTACTCTAATTGGACTATATCCTGCAATATACCATAGAAATCAGTGCATGTCTCCTCAATATTGGACCCTTGTACACATATGCCACTATTCATGGTGGCTTTTTTCTTTGCCATGGGTGACACTATGAAAGTTATAACCATTGATGAAGTATCCTAGCCATGTTGCCACTTTCATAGATGGACCCCAAGCAACGCTTTTCAAGAGAGGATCAATGACTTGATTGACTTCATTTGCCACCTAAACCCAAAAATTGAATATGAGATGTTTTGTCATTCTCTTAATACAATTCCAAGATATTGAAATGATTacttacaaaattttcaaaccacTTTTCAAAATgcttatcaattgccttatcgATGGCATCAATAGAGTTCCCTTGTAGGTAGTTGACAAATATCCTATGAATGCGCATTTAagtaagaaaattttaaaacactatTGAAGTTAGATATTATATAGATTGTAAAATTGATTGTTCTATTAATTGATAATATTACTTGTAATATGGTTGCACTTTTGGACAATTTCGTAATATATAAGTATGTGCTACATGCAACTCATTTTCAGAAAGCCATCTAATCTTTGGACGACCTTGACTTCGACCTATGTAATTGAATATAGAAAAAGATTCAATGGCACCATCATTAACCCCCTCATCATTTCGTAGAGGTCTCCTCCTTCTACATGATACATGAGGTTCAAAATAATGTTCTACAAAAATGTTGATTTCTTATGCAATATAAGCTTTACAAATTGAACCCTCAACATGTGCCTTACTCttcaatgtttttttcaaatcataaagaAACCTACAAGTACAAGGATGACAAACCATTacataaactaaacaaaattatcttaaattcaATAAAGTTAGATTGTAACTTTTGTTACCTCTCAAagggatacatccatctatattgaacAGGACCTCCAATTCTAGCCTCATAAGGCAAATGGACAATGAGATGCTCCATAGAATCAAAGAAAGATGGAGGGAATATTTTCTCCAAGTTGCATAAAATCACCGCAACCTTTTTCTCTAACTCCATCAGTTTATCAATGTCAAGCATAGCAGAGCATATTGTCTGAAATAATATACTCAATTCTGTTAATGGATTCCATATGAACGACGGTAACATTTCTCTAAAAGCAATCGGGATAATTCTTTGCATAAATACGTGGCAGTCGTGACTCTTCATGCAGGTTATCTTCAATGCATTCATATCAACACATTTTCCAAGACTAGAAGCATAACCATCTAGAAACCTCAAGTTCTGAAGCCATTCACAAATAACCTTCCTCTGCTCTTTGGTTAAGGTGTATAATGCTTTTGGAATAGTCTGACTTGTACTATTTGAAGGAATTCCTATCTccttatggtcgcaaagaattCCAACATCTTTCCTGGCCTTAGCATTATCTTTACTCTTCCCTTTCACATTCATCACAGTATAGAAAACATTTTCAAACACAGTTTTCTCTATGTACATCACATCGAGATTATGTCGGATCAAGTTAGTTTTCCAATATGGTAGATTTCAAAAAAATACTTCTTTTCATCCACTTGTGCCTTTTTCCATACTCTGTAGGTGTGTTAATGGGGTCCTCCATAGCCGTTTGGAAAAACATTACttgatgaaaaatttcttcCTCCGACAACATTGGAGATGGATCACTCTTTTCCACTCTACCTCGGATGAAAGACTTCTTATCTTTTCGGTAAGAATGATTTCCAGGTAAAAATATCTGATTACAATCAAAATAACTTACTTTTCTACCATGTTGTAGGTAAAAAGCATTGGAATTCTCCATACATATTGGACATCCTAATACCCCAGCAGTACTCCATTCCGATAACATTCCATAAGTTGAAAAGTCACTAATTGTCCACAAAAGTGCAGCCCTCATACAAAAATATTCATCTTTTGAAACATCATAAGTCATGGCACCAACAATCCACAAACTATTCAACTCTTCAATCAAAGGTTGTAAAAAAACATCTATGttcttctttggatttttaGGCCCAGGACAAATTAgtgataaaaacatataagggCTTTTCATGCACATGCCCGGTGGAAGGTTGTAAGGAGTCACAATTACTGGCCAACATGAATAAGTCTTCCCAAATTGTCCATGTGGTGCAAAGCCATCCACACAGAGGCCCAATCGAATGTTGCGAGGTTCTCTAGAAAAATCAGGATAAGTTTTATCAAAATGTTTCTATGCCTCAGCATCGGATGGATGACATATTACCCCATCATTTCTTTTGTGTGTAGCATGTCAAGTCATATGTGTTGCTGTCGCATTAGAAGCATATAGCCTTTGTAATCTTGGAGTTAGTGGCAAGTATCTTAGTATTGCCTGTGCAATTTTTTTACGCGAGTGATTATCAAGTACCCCACATTGACTCTTTAATTGTTTATACCTTGGCTCATTACAGAATTTGCAAAAAGCTTCCATGGCATCATGCTTCCAGTACAACATGCAACCATTTTTGCAAGCATCAATTTTAACCACAGGTAAACCCAATTCATTCATAGATTTTCTATGATGGTAGTAATCACTTGGCATTGTGTTATCTGACGGAAGAACCTCCTTAATAGCGGTAACCATGGTATTGAAAGTAGCCTCAGACATATTATCATCAGATTTGATAGATAACATCCTAGCAACAAAATACAGCTGAGAGTGATTCTCAAAGCCCACATATAAGGGTTGATTGACAGCTTTTAATACATCAAAAAAATCTGTTAGACAATTGTCTTATTTCATCATTCTGTAAATCAGAAACTAGCTCATCTAATGGTGGTTGCACACTTGGACCAACTTTGTCATAACAATGAGATTCATCTATTGGTGGAACATGAGAACGAAGACAATCATATATCATCCTTTGATCCCAAGTCATCTACTCACCCTCCTGTGCTATATGATCTGAAGACTAAACATCAATCTCCTTAGGCTCTTCACTAATTGGGAATAATTCTTCACCATGAAAGGTCCAATTCCAATAGCACTCTCTAAACCCCCAGCGATACAAATGCAAAATGACATCATTTGGATGAAGGAATTACctatttttgcacttgaaacaggGACACCTAATATTTTCCCCGTTTTTATATGAGTCATCTTGATTAATTgcaaaatgaataaattcatCAACCCCAATAATGAACTCATTGGTCAATTCTTGTCTTCCTGGTAGATTTCGATTATACATCCACTGCCTAGTTAACATTTTTGTGCCTACAgtcatggatttttttaatatttttatttaacattagaaaaatattgtgAACACAAATTCAATAGTCAGTAAACACAAATAGAACTATTCATGTTTGACAAATTTAACAAGAAAGTGATGGGTTTATGAAAGATCATCATCACATTGTAAACAAGAATTAAGTACTAACCGGAGATTTCTGAAAAGTTTGCGAAGTGCTCAGTGATGTATGGCAGGAATGACTTCAGAGAACAGGCTGCTTCAGAAAGAACCTTGAAATTTCAAAAGCATCAAGTAATTAAATGAAGATATAACACAACTGGATAATGTTCAATAGATGGAGTGTGTGGGAAAACAACTTTGCTTAAACTTCATTATGACACTTCAAGtaagaaaacattaaagaaattCATTAGAAATTGTAGCATTATTTTAGCATAGAAATAACAATCACAAAATTTTGTTGGTGGAAACAAACTCCACCAGTAGAAGTAATCAAAAGCTAACCATTGAAAATGGTCATATTGAGTCACAGACAATTCTCTCTCCCTCTCAGCTCCATGAGCTCTTTTTAATGTTGAGCCTGAAAACATAACTACATGCATCACCGACTGGCCATAACCAGCCTCTTTTGGAGGGAGAACaaaaactttgttaatatttttaaataaaaaataaatttcatcacCAAATCACACAAGCATTAGGCCAGCACACAACACTAGAAATCTAATGAATTTTATGTAAAAGTTTTAAATCCCTGTATTGCATTTCATGGATGCTTTcctatggttatatatatatatatatatatatatataatattataacctaatttttaaaatttgtttaggAGTGTTTCAGTACAACTATTTTATGGTATGAATGAGTAAATTAGAGAATGTATACATAAATTCAacaaatttgtatttattaatcAGTAcgatgattttattttctaatgcaTTTTTTCACACTATTTATTTTGTAGTGACTTACTTACTTATCTAAGCTTATTTTCAATTCCACAaagtcatttaaatatataaccgaaacaaacaaacacacaaaaaaaaagaataaaaataaaatatacataaaagaaAGCCAGATCTTTCCTTTCAACCCAATGAGACGTTAAGCAGTGaatcatttaaaacaaaagtaaaaatgttctaaaataagaaaattaacaatACTATCTAGCAATGAAGAAGTTAACTAATCTGAGTAATCCTATCCTCCCTCTACATCTACACAAGAATTTtagagaagaataagaaaactTGGTGACAAATGATCATGGCAATAAAGAAATGTGATAGTTATGCAATATGGAAGAGTAGACTAAATGCTTAGTAAGTATCCACCTCATAAGAACTATGGAAATGTTTGTTTGCACAATTCTCTAAAATAATCCTTGTAACTCAGAGAATTTGAAAGAACAACCTCCCTAGGAAAAGTGGAATCTGCTTTTATAAAGTTGTCCTCAAGTTGCAAATCTTTCCTTGACTTTATGTATTTCTCAAAGAAAGAGTCAAGATGATTAAAAAGTTCAAACTAATGATGAAAATCACCCTGCATAAGGCCAAAACACAGTTATTAGATAACTCAGAGCACATTAAACCAAAGTAAGAGCGAACGGAGATAAAAGCATACCTTATCAAATTCCCAGGCAAAACCTTTTAATGGTTCTTCAATATTCTCAAGAGGAGTTGCAACAACAACGCTGATAaaggattttatttttgggGGCTGATGGAAGATAAAAAAAGTCAACAAAAAACTAATTCATCAATACAAGgacaaaagcaaagaaagaggtAGCAAACTCCAACTAAGAAACAAGAGAATCAAATTTTAGTTTgtgatgaaataaatatttgggtagcataaaccaaaaaaatatattacacaagATGGATCAAAGATGAGAAAACTAGAACTTTAAatgtaataacaataatttaaaagagagagagagagagagagagagtaaatgCCCATATAATAAATGTCTCAACAAAAGGccaaaaaaagaacataaatgaAAATACCAAACAATTGAATTAAGGTATACCAAAATTTATGTCATAAGAATCACTGATGGAACATCATTCAAAGTCAAATTTAACCCAGCAACTGTTCATATAGCATTTGAAGTACATAACTGACAAATAATATTCAATATTTGAAGAATAATTTGTGAAAAACAACTTACTACCCTGATTCTACAATCAGCCTCCTCATATATATTGTACAAAAGCACCAACTAAAGATACCATGAAAATAGGCCCTCAGGTTAGCCATCCATGGGAGTAAGGAATATTCTGGAAATAATTgtattgaaaaattataaaatttcaataaaaaagtCATTCACATAGTTGTTATGTGAACCACAAATTGTTATTCTTTGCTTACTTCCACCCATAGATTCCTCAGCAGATGTCAGTTCACTACAGACACATTTCTGATAATCTCAATTTTCTACAAAAGGTGTGCAATCTTATTGAAAAGCCACAAACCTAAAATAGAGTCTTTATTtgagataattaattaaattctacAAACATTTGTCATTTAAGAATACTAAGCAAGTAATGACAGGCATAACCTCATCATTTGCAACTTATCTACTGTtattatcatttgaattttaCAGTTTCTAAACTATACAATCCAGATAAGCTTAACTATTCTTCAAATAGTATGTTGATGACTCCTTGAACACCATCATCCCTAGATCTACTCTCATAACTCAACACTATATTAATTCTTCCACCTAAGCTCATCCTCAGATAATCTCTcctttgtttcaaaaatataccTCCATAACAAATGAATATACTCTATGCAGTCAAATTAGGCATCACGAGGCAAGGTCCAACTTAGATTCATCCTAGATTCTGATCTTTTAATTAAGATTTGACATTTCAACTTTGAGCAGAAGCCATTTtcacaatgtatatatatatatatatatatttgagcttTAGTGTGTTCTCCAAGTCTATTGGGATTACAATAGTTTCTTAACTTTATGTATCAgtctatttgtaaaaataaaaataaaaataaaaaaccaaggAAGAAATAAAGCCAAAACTACAAAATAGTAATGATTAT
This genomic window from Dioscorea cayenensis subsp. rotundata cultivar TDr96_F1 unplaced genomic scaffold, TDr96_F1_v2_PseudoChromosome.rev07_lg8_w22 25.fasta BLBR01000399.1, whole genome shotgun sequence contains:
- the LOC120254262 gene encoding uncharacterized protein LOC120254262; translated protein: MNVKGKSKDNAKARKDVGILCDHKEIGIPSNSTSQTIPKALYTLTKEQRKVICEWLQNLRFLDGYASSLGKCVDMNALKITCMKSHDCHVFMQRIIPIAFREMLPSFIWNPLTELSILFQTICSAMLDIDKLMELEKKVAVILCNLEKIFPPSFFDSMEHLIVHLPYEARIGGPVQYRWMYPFERFLYDLKKTLKSKAHVEGSICKAYIA